The following proteins are co-located in the Oceanimonas sp. GK1 genome:
- a CDS encoding NnrS family protein, translating to MQILDSQKENKVVPLFRLGFRVFFLGGALFSCLAMALWLLTLRGMPLLPGVSNPIWWHAHEMIFGFGLAIIAGFVLTAMQNWTGIPGVRGWPLALVSGLWLLPRLLMPLRGELNGLVVVLDLLWLPLVAGFLARPVIQVKQWRNLFFVPLLLLMTLLNALSYYAAFSQNWLLAERVFTTAVLAIAALMAVMGGRVIPFFTARATGTDKPEPVLRLEKLALGSIWLSTLGWLLLPRTPLFNGLLALILVVAAGAHLLRLSRWNNKFTKGIPLLWVLHLGYLFIPLGLLAMAAALLNWGITVSLASHWLTAGAMGTVILGMIARVSLGHSGRPLTLKTPMVAAFVLVILAGLVRALLPMLVPGLTSMAHDVSALAWVIAFGIFCRIYWPILTQPRADGRPG from the coding sequence ATGCAAATACTGGATTCGCAAAAGGAAAACAAAGTAGTGCCGCTGTTCCGGCTGGGCTTTCGCGTGTTTTTTCTCGGTGGCGCCCTGTTCTCCTGCCTCGCCATGGCACTCTGGCTGCTGACGCTGCGAGGCATGCCACTGTTGCCCGGAGTCAGCAATCCCATCTGGTGGCATGCCCATGAAATGATCTTTGGCTTTGGCCTGGCCATTATCGCGGGCTTTGTGCTTACCGCCATGCAGAACTGGACCGGCATTCCCGGCGTGCGCGGCTGGCCGCTGGCACTGGTCTCCGGTCTCTGGCTGCTTCCCCGGTTGCTGATGCCGTTGCGGGGCGAGTTGAACGGCTTGGTGGTAGTGCTGGATTTACTCTGGTTGCCCCTGGTCGCCGGTTTTCTGGCACGGCCGGTCATTCAGGTGAAGCAGTGGCGCAACCTGTTTTTTGTGCCACTGCTGCTGCTGATGACACTGCTGAATGCCCTCAGTTATTACGCCGCCTTCAGCCAGAACTGGCTGCTGGCGGAGCGAGTGTTTACCACCGCCGTACTGGCCATTGCCGCCCTGATGGCGGTAATGGGTGGCCGGGTGATCCCCTTTTTTACCGCCCGTGCCACCGGCACCGACAAGCCGGAGCCGGTATTGCGGCTGGAAAAACTGGCCCTGGGATCCATCTGGTTATCCACCCTGGGCTGGCTGCTACTTCCGAGAACGCCGCTGTTTAACGGCCTGCTGGCTCTGATCCTGGTAGTTGCCGCAGGAGCGCATCTGCTTCGCCTCTCCCGCTGGAACAACAAGTTTACCAAAGGCATTCCCCTGTTATGGGTGCTGCACCTTGGCTATCTGTTTATTCCACTGGGGTTGCTGGCCATGGCGGCGGCGCTGCTGAACTGGGGTATCACCGTGTCACTGGCGAGCCACTGGCTCACCGCCGGTGCCATGGGCACCGTCATCCTCGGCATGATTGCCCGGGTCTCGCTGGGTCACTCGGGCCGGCCCTTGACGCTGAAAACGCCCATGGTGGCCGCCTTTGTGCTGGTGATCCTTGCCGGCTTGGTGCGCGCCCTGCTGCCCATGCTGGTCCCCGGCCTGACCAGCATGGCCCATGACGTGAGCGCCCTGGCCTGGGTGATTGCCTTTGGTATTTTCTGCCGGATTTACTGGCCCATACTGACGCAGCCCAGAGCCGATGGCCGGCCGGGATAA
- a CDS encoding spermidine synthase: MRTLNFGGPDAQSSWQKSEPHVPQLEYVRAMLLVLLFNTPKHTLTLGLGAGTLNTCLHTGIAGLKQQAVELRPAVIEAAQRCFQLPQGKRLQLHQADAFVFMRDYQGKKLDVIFSDLYNADDVEPKQLSAGFLDNCHRQLKTGGWLVLNCWNNHQNDEFMQRLQTRFCDVRSCLTGSGNWVVFAGTSRATDNAKALKDLEWALSKRLGFSLQPYLSRLTSH; the protein is encoded by the coding sequence GTGCGCACGCTGAATTTTGGCGGCCCGGATGCCCAAAGCAGCTGGCAGAAAAGTGAACCCCATGTGCCTCAGCTTGAATATGTCAGGGCCATGTTGCTGGTGCTGCTGTTTAACACCCCCAAACACACCCTGACGCTGGGGCTGGGGGCCGGCACCCTGAATACCTGCCTGCATACCGGTATTGCCGGATTAAAGCAGCAGGCCGTGGAACTGCGCCCGGCCGTAATAGAAGCCGCACAGCGCTGCTTTCAGCTGCCACAGGGTAAACGACTGCAACTGCATCAGGCCGATGCCTTCGTTTTTATGCGTGACTATCAGGGCAAGAAGCTGGATGTGATTTTCAGCGATCTGTACAACGCCGATGATGTGGAGCCAAAGCAGCTCTCGGCCGGGTTTCTCGACAACTGCCACCGCCAGCTCAAAACCGGTGGCTGGCTGGTGCTGAACTGTTGGAATAATCATCAGAACGATGAATTTATGCAGCGCCTGCAAACGCGCTTTTGTGATGTTCGCTCCTGCCTGACCGGCAGTGGTAACTGGGTGGTATTTGCCGGCACCAGCCGCGCCACGGACAATGCCAAAGCCCTTAAGGATCTGGAGTGGGCGCTGAGTAAACGCCTGGGCTTTTCACTCCAGCCCTACCTGAGCCGCCTGACCAGCCACTGA
- a CDS encoding ABC transporter ATP-binding protein has product MSPPKHADLPAFHSEGLTKTYGEGGAAVQALRGVDLTLPAGELVVLLGPSGSGKSTLLNLLGGLDRPSAGRLWFFEQELSAMDDAGITHYRRHHVGFVFQSYNLMPSLTAEENVELVTELVETPMVAREALERVGLGRRGHHFPSQLSGGEQQRVAIARAIAKRPTVLLCDEPTGALDSATGRMVLGVLQQVNRELGTTVLIVTHAAATAAMAHRVIHFADGRVRDVLTSEHQLDAGRIEW; this is encoded by the coding sequence ATGTCTCCACCCAAACACGCTGATCTGCCCGCCTTTCACAGCGAAGGACTGACCAAAACCTATGGCGAAGGAGGGGCTGCCGTGCAGGCCCTACGCGGGGTGGACCTGACCTTGCCCGCCGGTGAGCTGGTGGTGCTGCTCGGTCCGTCGGGCAGCGGTAAATCCACCCTGCTTAACCTGCTGGGCGGGCTGGACCGGCCAAGCGCAGGGCGGCTCTGGTTCTTTGAGCAGGAGCTGAGTGCCATGGATGACGCCGGCATCACCCATTACCGGCGTCATCATGTGGGCTTTGTGTTTCAGTCCTACAACCTGATGCCAAGCCTGACCGCCGAGGAAAATGTTGAGCTGGTGACCGAGCTGGTGGAGACCCCCATGGTGGCAAGGGAGGCGCTGGAGCGCGTGGGGCTCGGCCGGCGCGGCCATCATTTCCCTTCCCAGTTGTCCGGCGGTGAGCAGCAGCGGGTAGCCATTGCCCGGGCCATTGCCAAACGTCCGACCGTCCTGTTGTGCGACGAGCCCACCGGTGCCCTCGACAGCGCCACCGGCCGAATGGTGCTGGGGGTATTGCAACAGGTGAACCGGGAGCTGGGTACCACTGTGCTGATCGTCACCCACGCGGCGGCGACCGCCGCCATGGCCCACCGAGTGATCCACTTTGCCGATGGCCGGGTTCGTGACGTGCTGACGTCCGAGCATCAGCTTGATGCCGGCCGCATTGAGTGGTGA
- a CDS encoding ABC transporter permease, with the protein MATMLNRKLRRDLWQIRGQALAIGLVVALGVMLLVMMHGLVNSLGDTRDSYYQRYRLAEVFAPVKRAPKRLLRAVSALPGVALAEGRIIGAGRLTLPTEEVPIPVRLVSLPGRINQLRLTAGRLPEPVRQQEVLLLNTFAKAQGLRPGDRLELTLNGRRERLTVVGLAMAPEFLYVTPPGELVPDDGRFAVIWMHGEALADALDLNGAVNEFLIRHSTNIPLPALIAALDRLLAPYGALGAYPRAEHLSDRFIHEEIDGLRVSARILPPVFLGVAAFLLYIMLSRMVQAEREQIGLLKAFGHSNPEVGLHYLRFVLVIALGGALAGVGLGYGCGYYLAGVYQLYYHFPYLMFRIEPEVLLLGTLISMAAASAGCMLVLRRVWALAPVAAMRPPVPTDFSRSLRFGPGWRRWLDQPARMVLRQLWRRPVRALLTVLGIALGMALSVAMLTVMSGFEQALNLQFGVIDRSDATLTFTEPRGSSSLYALGHVPGVVAVEGVREVPVILRHDRRYYRGAVTGLTVAPQLYRALDNRQRPLRLEGEGLVLARPLATRLDIAPGQLLRVEVREGRRPVLTVPVTAVADTLLGAPAFMSLAALNRAMKEPDRVSGAYLRLDRAQQARLYRELKTMPVVAGVSLRAERRAAFRQVMDSGAGATRYIISAMAGIITFGIVFNAARVAFAERTRELACLRILGMTSAETGLVLLGELGGLTLAALPLGSLLGYGLSQAAAAGFSTELYQVSAELDPASHVWSVLTVLVSAAFSAVLVQRDINRLDLVSAQAIRD; encoded by the coding sequence ATGGCGACCATGCTCAACCGCAAGTTGCGCCGGGATCTGTGGCAAATTCGCGGCCAGGCCCTGGCCATCGGCCTGGTGGTGGCGCTGGGAGTCATGTTGCTGGTGATGATGCATGGCCTGGTCAACTCCCTTGGCGATACCCGCGACAGTTACTACCAGCGCTACCGGCTGGCGGAGGTGTTCGCACCGGTCAAGCGGGCGCCGAAGCGGCTGCTAAGGGCGGTGTCTGCACTGCCCGGAGTGGCCCTGGCGGAAGGGCGGATCATCGGCGCCGGCCGGCTCACACTGCCCACGGAGGAGGTGCCCATACCCGTGCGGCTGGTCTCCTTGCCCGGCCGCATCAACCAGCTTCGGCTGACCGCCGGGCGTTTGCCTGAGCCAGTGCGACAGCAGGAAGTCTTGCTGCTGAACACCTTTGCCAAGGCGCAGGGGTTACGACCAGGGGACCGTCTTGAGCTGACCCTGAACGGCCGTCGGGAACGGCTGACGGTGGTGGGCCTGGCCATGGCACCGGAGTTTCTTTACGTGACCCCGCCCGGGGAATTGGTGCCCGACGATGGCCGCTTTGCGGTGATCTGGATGCACGGCGAGGCACTGGCCGACGCTCTGGATCTGAATGGGGCCGTCAATGAGTTCCTGATCCGTCATAGTACCAATATTCCCTTGCCGGCGCTGATCGCGGCGCTGGACCGGCTGCTGGCTCCCTACGGCGCCCTGGGCGCCTATCCGCGCGCCGAGCATCTCTCCGATCGCTTTATTCATGAAGAAATTGACGGGCTGCGGGTGTCGGCGCGCATACTGCCGCCGGTGTTCCTCGGGGTGGCCGCTTTCTTGCTGTACATCATGTTGTCGCGCATGGTGCAGGCAGAGCGGGAGCAAATCGGTCTGCTCAAGGCATTCGGGCACAGCAACCCTGAGGTAGGGCTGCACTATCTCAGGTTCGTGCTGGTCATTGCCCTTGGCGGCGCGCTGGCCGGTGTGGGGCTGGGCTACGGTTGCGGTTATTACCTGGCCGGGGTGTACCAGCTTTATTACCACTTCCCCTACCTGATGTTTCGCATCGAGCCCGAGGTGCTGCTGCTAGGTACCTTGATCAGCATGGCCGCGGCCTCGGCGGGCTGTATGCTGGTGTTACGGCGAGTATGGGCCCTGGCGCCGGTGGCGGCCATGCGCCCGCCGGTGCCGACCGACTTCAGCCGCAGCCTGCGCTTTGGTCCGGGCTGGCGGCGCTGGCTGGATCAGCCTGCGCGCATGGTGCTGCGCCAGTTGTGGCGGCGGCCGGTCAGGGCCCTTCTCACCGTGCTTGGCATTGCCCTCGGCATGGCGCTGTCGGTCGCCATGCTGACTGTGATGAGCGGCTTTGAACAGGCCCTGAACCTGCAGTTCGGGGTGATCGATCGCAGTGACGCCACCCTGACCTTTACCGAGCCGCGGGGGAGCAGCAGCCTGTATGCCCTCGGGCATGTGCCAGGGGTAGTGGCGGTAGAAGGCGTTCGTGAGGTGCCGGTGATCCTGCGTCATGACCGCCGGTATTATCGCGGTGCCGTAACTGGTCTGACGGTCGCGCCGCAACTCTATCGTGCCCTGGACAACCGCCAGCGTCCGTTGCGCCTTGAGGGCGAGGGGCTGGTGCTGGCCCGGCCATTGGCAACGCGGCTGGACATTGCGCCGGGCCAGCTGTTGCGGGTGGAGGTGCGTGAAGGCCGGCGACCGGTGCTGACGGTGCCGGTGACTGCGGTGGCCGATACCCTGCTGGGTGCTCCCGCCTTTATGTCGCTGGCGGCCCTGAACCGGGCCATGAAGGAGCCGGACCGGGTTTCAGGAGCCTACCTGCGACTCGACCGCGCTCAACAGGCCCGGTTGTACCGGGAGCTGAAAACCATGCCAGTGGTGGCGGGCGTCAGCCTCAGGGCGGAGCGGCGGGCGGCATTTCGGCAGGTGATGGACAGCGGCGCCGGCGCCACCCGCTATATTATCAGCGCCATGGCCGGCATCATTACCTTTGGCATTGTGTTTAACGCGGCCCGGGTGGCCTTTGCCGAGCGGACGAGGGAGCTGGCCTGTCTGCGTATACTGGGAATGACCAGCGCCGAAACCGGCCTGGTGTTGCTGGGGGAGCTGGGTGGATTGACCCTGGCAGCGCTACCGCTGGGTTCACTGCTGGGGTATGGGCTGTCTCAGGCCGCTGCGGCGGGATTCAGTACCGAGCTGTACCAAGTCTCGGCCGAGCTGGACCCGGCCAGCCATGTCTGGTCGGTGCTGACCGTGCTGGTGTCCGCTGCTTTTTCGGCGGTCCTGGTACAGCGGGACATTAACCGCCTGGATCTGGTGTCGGCCCAGGCCATCAGGGATTGA
- a CDS encoding efflux RND transporter periplasmic adaptor subunit, which translates to MALLSSRKGLAIAVLVLVVVLVYGLWPEPRPVDTGVVRREPMALTIVEEGRTRVRQSYLVTAPVDGRLLRVTLEAGDEVHQGQEVARLLPVMAGLLDSRTQDQAQAARNGARAALAAARAEVAEAEAGRRLAEDQLARNRPLQAQGDISAAQWQRLRQEFSVAVARLEAAQAAVAVREAELTSAEALLQENAGTSGAAGVGLPAPIGGQVLQRLLQGEAVISAGTPILELGNVARDLEVLVELPSAEAVRVSTGDEVEIAHWGGPDVLMGKVERIEPRGFTKFSALGVEEQRVNVLIRFLGNPEARRGLGHGYRVEARIRIWQGDNVLTAPSGALFRHQGQWAVLVVDHGRARLTPVQVGKDNGQRAEILDGLREGQQLVLYPDPGLADGARIAPGPADGR; encoded by the coding sequence ATGGCGCTGCTCTCATCACGCAAAGGCCTAGCGATAGCGGTACTGGTGCTGGTGGTCGTGCTGGTGTACGGGCTTTGGCCCGAACCCCGGCCAGTGGACACCGGCGTGGTACGTCGTGAGCCGATGGCCCTGACCATAGTGGAGGAGGGACGTACCCGTGTGCGCCAGTCCTACCTGGTGACGGCGCCGGTGGATGGCCGCTTGTTGCGGGTCACCCTGGAAGCGGGAGACGAGGTGCATCAGGGTCAGGAAGTGGCCCGGCTGCTGCCGGTGATGGCGGGGTTGCTGGACAGCCGCACTCAAGATCAGGCTCAGGCCGCCCGAAATGGTGCCCGGGCGGCACTGGCGGCGGCCCGGGCCGAGGTGGCCGAGGCCGAGGCCGGTCGGCGGCTGGCGGAGGATCAATTGGCGCGCAACCGTCCGTTGCAGGCGCAGGGTGACATTTCGGCGGCCCAGTGGCAGCGTCTGCGTCAGGAGTTCAGCGTGGCAGTGGCCCGGCTGGAGGCGGCCCAGGCGGCGGTGGCGGTGCGTGAGGCGGAGTTGACTTCGGCTGAAGCCTTGTTGCAGGAGAACGCCGGCACATCGGGCGCTGCCGGCGTGGGGTTGCCGGCCCCCATCGGCGGACAGGTGTTGCAACGCTTGCTGCAGGGGGAAGCCGTGATCTCCGCGGGGACGCCCATTCTCGAGCTGGGCAATGTGGCCCGGGATCTGGAAGTGCTGGTGGAGCTGCCGTCTGCCGAGGCGGTGCGGGTGTCGACCGGTGACGAGGTAGAAATCGCACATTGGGGCGGACCGGACGTGCTGATGGGGAAGGTGGAGCGGATTGAGCCCAGGGGCTTTACCAAATTCTCCGCCCTGGGCGTGGAAGAGCAACGGGTAAATGTGCTGATCCGTTTTCTCGGTAACCCTGAAGCGCGGCGTGGGCTGGGACACGGTTACCGGGTGGAAGCGCGCATTCGCATCTGGCAGGGTGACAATGTGCTGACCGCGCCTTCCGGCGCGCTGTTCCGCCATCAGGGGCAGTGGGCGGTGCTGGTGGTTGATCACGGCCGGGCCCGGCTGACACCGGTGCAGGTAGGCAAGGACAACGGTCAGCGGGCCGAAATTCTGGACGGCTTGCGCGAAGGCCAGCAACTGGTGCTATATCCGGATCCCGGCCTGGCCGACGGGGCCCGCATTGCGCCGGGCCCCGCGGACGGACGTTAA
- the pyrI gene encoding aspartate carbamoyltransferase regulatory subunit: protein MNKTQLQVEAIHNGTVIDHIPAGQGIRILQLFGLAENRERITVGLNLPSKALGAKDIIKVENVRLSSAQANQLALFAPEATVNLIEDFEVVEKLQLQLPEQVEGVFSCPNGNCISHREPVSSKFRVRAVRHQVMFRCRYCEKSFQRDMMVL from the coding sequence GTGAACAAAACCCAACTGCAAGTCGAGGCCATTCACAACGGCACCGTGATCGACCATATTCCCGCCGGCCAGGGCATCCGCATTCTGCAGCTGTTTGGCCTGGCAGAGAACCGGGAACGCATTACCGTGGGGCTCAACCTGCCGTCCAAGGCGCTGGGGGCCAAGGACATCATCAAGGTGGAGAACGTACGGTTATCCTCCGCCCAGGCCAACCAGCTGGCGCTGTTTGCGCCCGAAGCCACGGTCAACCTGATCGAAGACTTTGAAGTGGTGGAAAAGCTGCAGCTGCAACTGCCCGAACAGGTGGAAGGCGTATTTTCCTGCCCCAACGGCAACTGCATCAGCCACCGGGAACCAGTGAGCAGCAAGTTTCGGGTACGGGCGGTACGCCACCAGGTGATGTTTCGCTGCCGCTACTGCGAGAAGTCATTCCAGCGCGACATGATGGTGCTTTAA
- the pyrB gene encoding aspartate carbamoyltransferase — MANPLYQKHVISISDFTRAELELVIDTAVMLKTHPRPELLKHKVVASCFFEASTRTRLSFETAVHRLGGAVIGFSDSGSTSLAKKGETLADSVKIISSYSDAFVMRHPQEGAARLAAEFSSVPVINAGDGSNQHPTQTLLDLFTIYETQGTLQGLTVAFVGDLKYGRTVHSLTQALSLFGCKFYFIAPQALAMPDYLCEELVEKGINFEFRDSMEEVMDELDILYMTRVQKERFDETEYMHVASKYVLTPQVLDNAKDSLKVLHPLPRIDEITVEVDDTPYAYYFEQAENGVYARQALLALVLNETL, encoded by the coding sequence ATGGCGAACCCTCTATATCAAAAGCATGTCATTTCCATATCCGACTTTACCCGCGCCGAGCTGGAGCTGGTCATCGATACCGCCGTCATGCTCAAGACCCATCCCCGACCCGAGCTGCTGAAGCACAAGGTGGTGGCAAGCTGCTTTTTTGAAGCCTCCACCCGCACCCGGCTGTCATTTGAAACCGCCGTGCATCGTCTGGGCGGCGCCGTCATCGGCTTTTCCGACAGCGGCAGCACCTCGCTGGCCAAAAAGGGCGAAACCCTGGCCGACTCGGTGAAGATCATCAGCTCCTACAGCGATGCCTTCGTGATGCGCCACCCTCAGGAAGGCGCGGCGCGGCTGGCGGCGGAGTTTTCCTCGGTGCCGGTGATCAACGCCGGCGACGGCTCCAACCAGCACCCCACCCAGACGCTGCTGGATCTGTTCACCATCTACGAAACCCAGGGCACCCTGCAGGGGCTGACCGTGGCCTTTGTGGGCGACCTGAAATACGGCCGCACCGTGCACTCGCTCACCCAAGCACTCAGCCTGTTCGGCTGCAAATTCTACTTTATCGCTCCCCAGGCCCTGGCCATGCCCGACTACCTGTGCGAGGAGCTGGTGGAAAAAGGCATCAACTTCGAATTCCGCGACAGCATGGAAGAGGTGATGGACGAGCTCGACATTCTGTACATGACCCGGGTGCAGAAGGAGCGGTTTGACGAAACCGAATACATGCACGTGGCCTCCAAATACGTACTGACGCCCCAGGTGCTGGACAACGCCAAGGACAGCCTCAAGGTACTGCACCCGCTGCCCCGCATCGACGAGATCACGGTAGAGGTGGACGACACCCCCTACGCCTATTACTTCGAGCAGGCCGAAAACGGCGTTTACGCCCGCCAGGCCCTGCTGGCGCTGGTATTGAACGAAACCCTGTAA
- the rimI gene encoding ribosomal protein S18-alanine N-acetyltransferase yields the protein MQPECRPLTPADLDAMTALEHSAHVHPWSRGLLAEAFGERYFSGSLWHQGELLGYFIADRVLDESTLMNICVAPRWQGRGLGRQLLEHYFARCRALGLGWLWLEVRASNRSALGLYVATGYEESGRRRNYYPTAEGHEDAVLMQKRL from the coding sequence GTGCAGCCTGAATGCCGCCCGCTGACGCCGGCGGATCTCGATGCCATGACGGCGCTGGAGCACTCTGCTCATGTTCATCCCTGGAGCCGGGGACTGCTGGCCGAGGCCTTTGGCGAGCGCTACTTTTCCGGCTCACTCTGGCACCAGGGCGAATTGCTGGGCTATTTCATCGCCGACCGGGTGCTCGACGAAAGCACCCTGATGAACATCTGCGTGGCTCCCCGGTGGCAGGGCCGAGGGCTGGGACGGCAACTGCTGGAGCACTATTTTGCCCGCTGCCGGGCCCTGGGGCTCGGCTGGTTGTGGCTGGAAGTGCGCGCCTCAAACCGGTCGGCGCTGGGCCTTTATGTTGCCACCGGTTATGAGGAAAGCGGTCGTCGGCGCAATTATTATCCCACGGCCGAGGGCCATGAAGATGCCGTGCTGATGCAAAAGCGGCTCTAG
- a CDS encoding M23 family metallopeptidase → MRGLLATVLVLTGMAPAQADIYQYRDAAGVAHYTDNRLRANTGQRWHQDAVNKDGILVRVVKKADGHYFFALNRLASQALLTLKFSGQQNVAIPAALQQPVALPARQEKFIGKLTPAQSGAWRYDYGFAYSSHDGRNTVGSGHRVQKIAGSTLVSPRVQAWKQHHHQTAQALAGAVDMSPPVAGPYRVSQGFNGDFSHNKVANRYALDIALPVGTPLLATRDGVVVAAVDHHVGGGLKAEYRGRANHLRLRHDDGTMTLYAHLDTGSLKVKEGQRVRAGQVVAASGHTGYSSGPHLHLAVQVNNKGRMESIPFTLNGRLPGTANTLLAQGSEGSAGD, encoded by the coding sequence ATGAGAGGTTTGCTTGCCACTGTGCTGGTGCTGACGGGAATGGCACCGGCCCAGGCCGACATCTATCAATATCGCGACGCCGCTGGCGTGGCGCATTACACCGACAACCGGCTGCGGGCCAACACCGGCCAGCGCTGGCATCAGGATGCGGTCAACAAGGACGGCATTCTGGTGCGGGTGGTCAAAAAAGCCGACGGCCACTATTTCTTTGCCCTGAATCGTCTGGCCAGTCAGGCCCTGCTGACTCTGAAATTTTCCGGCCAGCAAAACGTGGCCATTCCCGCTGCGCTGCAGCAGCCCGTGGCGCTGCCTGCACGGCAGGAAAAATTTATCGGCAAGCTGACCCCGGCGCAAAGCGGCGCCTGGCGCTATGACTACGGTTTCGCCTACAGCAGCCATGACGGACGAAATACCGTTGGTAGCGGGCACCGTGTGCAGAAAATCGCCGGCAGCACCCTGGTCAGCCCGCGGGTGCAGGCCTGGAAGCAGCACCACCATCAAACCGCTCAGGCCCTTGCCGGTGCCGTGGACATGAGCCCGCCGGTAGCCGGCCCTTACCGGGTATCCCAGGGCTTTAACGGCGACTTCAGTCACAACAAGGTGGCCAACCGGTATGCCCTCGACATCGCCCTGCCGGTGGGCACGCCCTTGCTGGCCACGCGGGACGGTGTGGTGGTAGCGGCGGTGGATCATCATGTGGGCGGCGGCCTCAAGGCCGAATACCGAGGCCGGGCCAATCACCTGCGGCTGCGCCATGACGACGGCACCATGACCCTCTATGCCCATCTCGACACCGGCTCTCTCAAGGTGAAGGAAGGCCAGCGGGTGCGCGCCGGCCAGGTGGTGGCGGCGTCCGGCCACACCGGTTACAGCTCGGGCCCTCACCTGCACCTGGCGGTGCAAGTCAACAATAAGGGCCGAATGGAGTCCATTCCCTTTACCCTCAATGGCCGGCTGCCCGGTACCGCAAACACCCTGCTGGCCCAGGGCAGTGAAGGCAGCGCCGGCGATTGA
- a CDS encoding zinc-dependent peptidase encodes MSWFDWLTPKRAPVTPLPWHEALAALPILQGLNEAEQQRLSELARALLARKTLTQLGVTLSPQQQAELALQAALPVLNLGLDWYGGFREIILIPEPVTRRENVQDEYGLVTEVIEEHAGESWQQGPLVLAWSELADDGGWDGYNLVIHELTHKLDMLGGEADGVPPMRAGMNMEEWRRDFQAAFDDLRMRSDQHQAPIDPYAATHPAEFLAVSAELFFTDPRQLYAVYPSVYRQLSLFFGQEPRARQPEPVR; translated from the coding sequence ATGAGCTGGTTTGACTGGTTAACCCCAAAACGCGCCCCCGTGACGCCTCTGCCCTGGCATGAGGCGCTGGCGGCCCTGCCCATTTTGCAGGGGCTGAACGAAGCTGAACAGCAGCGGCTGAGCGAACTCGCCCGCGCCTTGCTGGCGCGCAAAACCCTGACCCAGCTCGGCGTGACCCTGAGCCCACAGCAGCAGGCCGAGCTGGCCCTGCAGGCGGCATTGCCGGTGCTGAACCTGGGGCTGGACTGGTATGGCGGCTTTCGCGAAATCATTCTGATCCCCGAGCCGGTGACCCGGCGTGAAAACGTGCAGGACGAATACGGCCTGGTGACGGAGGTGATCGAGGAGCACGCCGGCGAGTCCTGGCAACAGGGGCCCCTGGTGCTGGCCTGGAGCGAGCTGGCCGACGACGGTGGCTGGGACGGTTACAACCTGGTCATTCACGAGCTCACCCACAAGCTCGACATGCTGGGGGGCGAGGCCGACGGCGTGCCCCCCATGCGCGCCGGCATGAATATGGAGGAGTGGCGACGCGACTTTCAGGCCGCCTTTGATGATCTGCGAATGCGTTCAGATCAGCATCAAGCCCCTATCGACCCTTATGCCGCTACCCATCCGGCGGAGTTTCTGGCGGTGTCGGCGGAGTTGTTTTTTACCGATCCCCGGCAACTGTATGCCGTTTATCCGTCGGTCTATCGCCAGCTGTCGCTGTTCTTCGGGCAGGAGCCGCGAGCCCGCCAACCCGAGCCTGTCCGGTAA